From Hydra vulgaris chromosome 15, alternate assembly HydraT2T_AEP, one genomic window encodes:
- the LOC136092273 gene encoding uncharacterized protein LOC136092273, whose translation MNCTLSFESDAELEEHMLSGLYTVPKSLTSLDKVRNSFVHKMKITSQLNMPISSSSNSASVKDKPHCMNIFLLQGWALPVRSSFRFSNQQKELLYKYFIRGEESRNKMSPEQVHMQLRRELPPDQYVTSQQIRSLFSRFSNLKRKGKLVEPTTENNENSQVNDNKEVYGENDDFNLAGDNEDDNKYEEDIANLANEICLVWKVNDWVAVAYEKQWNIGYIVEVSITGIRVNCMINGQEKNTFR comes from the exons ATGAATTGTACTTTATCATTTGAAAGCGATGCTGAGTTAGAAGAACACATGCTATCCGGTCTTTATACAGTTCCGAAATCATTAACATCATTGGATAAAGTTCGCAACTCGTTTGTTCATAAGATGAAAATTACTTCACAACTAAATATGCCAATTTCTTCATCCTCTAACAGTGCTTCCGTAAAAGACAAACCACATTGCATGAACATTTTTCTATTGCAAGGTTGGGCATTACCAGTTCGaagttcttttagattttcaaatcaGCAGAAAGAACTgttgtataaatactttattcgtGGAGAAGAATCACGTAATAAAATGAGCCCTGAGCAGGTTCACATGCAGCTGAGGAGAGAACTTCCGCCTGATCAATATGTAACTAGCCAACAGAtaagatctttattttcaaG ATTTAGTAACCTGAAAAGAAAAGGTAAGCTGGTAGAACCGACaacagaaaataatgaaaatagtcaggttaacgataacaaagaagtttatggcgaaaatgatgactttaatCTGGCAGGAgacaatgaagatgataataaatatgagGAAGACATCGCCAATCTTGCAAATGAAATTTGTCTTGTATGGAAAGTGAATGATTGGGTTGCTGTTGCATAtgaaaaacaatggaatattggatatattgtggag GTATCTATAACTGGGATCAGAGTTAATTGTATGATTAACGGGCAAGAGAAGAATACTTTTCGCTGA